The genome window TTCCAGCAACTTTTCCTTACAGAACGCTTCGACTTTCTCCTGACGTTCGCTTTCCGTGGCGATCTCGGCGGCAAGATGCGCCGGGATGACGACTACGCCATCGCCATCGGCGACGATGATATCGCCGGGATAGACGGCGACGGTCCCGCATGCGATCGGACATTGCAACTCATGCGCGAGAAAGGCGTTGGTGGATGGGTAGGGGGTGGGACCCTTGCAGTAGATTGGGAACCCGATGGTCGCCGTTTCGGTGACATCGCGCATGCCGCCGTCGCCGACCAGACCGGCGATCCCGCGCACCTTCAGCCGGGCGGCCATCAGGTCGCCCGCCATCGCGCTCCCGGGTTCGCCCATGCAGTCCATGACCACGATGCTGCCCGCCGGCGCGGTTTCGAGCATAACCCGTTGAGGATACTTCGGATCTCCAAGCTTTTCCGCGCCCCCCTTGTCTTCGCGGATGGGAATGTTTCGCATGGTGAAGGCGGGGCCGACGCATTTTTGTGTCGATGGAACCATCGGCATGACTCCCTTCATCACGGCCCGTCGGATTCCGCGTTTCATCAGGGCGGCGATGATCGTCGCGGTCGTGATCCCATACAGCTTTTCGATAGTCTGAGAAT of Shumkonia mesophila contains these proteins:
- a CDS encoding ribonuclease activity regulator RraA, with the translated sequence MDNSQTIEKLYGITTATIIAALMKRGIRRAVMKGVMPMVPSTQKCVGPAFTMRNIPIREDKGGAEKLGDPKYPQRVMLETAPAGSIVVMDCMGEPGSAMAGDLMAARLKVRGIAGLVGDGGMRDVTETATIGFPIYCKGPTPYPSTNAFLAHELQCPIACGTVAVYPGDIIVADGDGVVVIPAHLAAEIATESERQEKVEAFCKEKLLEGRPMPGTYPPSEATMREFEEWLKAGH